The following coding sequences lie in one uncultured Mailhella sp. genomic window:
- a CDS encoding hemolysin family protein: MDGESHSTVWSKLGAFFSGKSSEDHLEQAIREAREDGELKAEEGSMLLSILSLDELQVQDIMTPRTDIDCLPSGTTIRDAAGAIVETGHSRLPIYKETRDNIIGIVHAKDMLSSLMQADLQSSPVDSIMSQPFFVPETKIASELLQEFRSRKNHLAIVVDEYGGTSGLATIEDLLEVIVGDIEDEHDAPKEEDIRPIGEGKYELSGRAYLEELEELGIHLESDEVDTIGGYLSLDAGHVPQKDEEFRIGGWLFTIADADAKQIHTVIATREE, translated from the coding sequence TTGGACGGCGAATCCCACAGTACCGTGTGGTCGAAACTTGGTGCTTTCTTTTCCGGCAAGTCTTCGGAAGATCATCTGGAACAGGCTATCCGCGAAGCGCGCGAAGACGGCGAGCTCAAGGCGGAAGAAGGTTCCATGCTGCTTTCCATCCTTTCTCTGGACGAGCTGCAGGTGCAGGACATCATGACTCCCCGCACCGACATCGACTGCCTGCCCTCCGGAACCACCATTCGCGACGCGGCGGGCGCCATCGTGGAAACCGGCCACTCCCGCCTGCCCATCTATAAGGAAACCCGCGACAACATCATCGGCATCGTCCATGCCAAGGACATGCTGAGCTCCCTCATGCAGGCCGATCTCCAGTCCTCGCCCGTGGACAGCATCATGAGTCAGCCCTTCTTCGTGCCCGAAACCAAGATCGCCAGCGAGCTTCTTCAGGAATTCCGCAGCCGCAAGAATCATCTGGCCATCGTGGTGGACGAGTACGGCGGCACGTCTGGACTGGCCACCATCGAGGATCTGCTGGAAGTGATCGTGGGCGACATCGAGGACGAGCACGACGCCCCCAAGGAAGAGGACATCCGGCCCATAGGCGAAGGAAAGTACGAGCTTTCCGGACGCGCCTATCTGGAGGAACTCGAAGAGCTGGGCATCCATCTGGAATCCGACGAGGTGGACACCATCGGCGGCTACCTCAGCCTCGACGCGGGACACGTGCCCCAGAAGGACGAAGAATTCCGCATAGGCGGGTGGCTGTTCACCATTGCCGACGCGGACGCAAAGCAGATTCACACCGTCATAGCGACGCGCGAGGAATAA
- the carB gene encoding carbamoyl-phosphate synthase large subunit, whose amino-acid sequence MPKRTDLKRIMVIGSGPIVIGQACEFDYSGTQAVKALKEEGYEVILVNSNPATIMTDPGLADRTYIEPIEPETVAAIVRKERPDAILPTLGGQTGLNTALALEKMGVLKECGVELIGANAKVIEKAESRELFRAAMENIGIKVPRSEIARNMEDVRRIAAEMPFPLIIRPAFTLGGSGGGVAYNQEDLEEIAAGGLDASLTSEVLIEQSVLGWKEIEMEVMRDRKDNCVIVCSIENLDPMGVHTGDSITVAPVQTLTDVEYQKIRDASIAIMREIGVETGGSNVQFGLNPENGELVVIEMNPRVSRSSALASKATGFPIAKIAAKLAIGYTLDEIPNDITRETMASFEPAIDYCVVKIPRFTFEKFAGAKDELTTSMKSVGETMAIGRTFKEALQKGLRSLEVGAPGLGSHFRDPLPSMDEIMARLRTPNSKRIFALRHAILAGMSVEEIHAVTAIDLWFLRQIRDIVKMEGELRDFALGNSMTPDNPELVRLLRRAKEFGFSDKQLAEMWKRPESDVAALRKATNTEPVYYLVDTCAAEFEAYTPYFYSTYETGRELEVHNRKKVIILGGGPNRIGQGIEFDYCCCHASFALRDEGVEAIMVNSNPETVSTDYDTSDRLYFEPLTFEDVMHIVKTEQPDGVIVQFGGQTPLNLAVPLQRAGVPILGTSPDAIDRAEDRERFQALIQKLHLLQPQNGTCISLDVAKEEAARIGYPIIVRPSYVLGGRAMMVCYGPDDLDDYFHNVVGTDTPEHPILIDQFLENAIEMDVDALADGKDVYVAGIMEHIEAAGIHSGDSACSLPPYSLPDSIVEEISRQTVALAKELRVVGLMNIQFAIKDDKIYILEVNPRASRTAPFVSKATGVPLPRLATQIMLGKTLKELDPWSMRKTGYVCVKEAVFPFKRFPGVDILLGPEMRSTGEVMGVARTFDEAFLKSQLGAGQTLPSSGKVFISVNDRDKEFVVPIAKSYADLGFELLATRGTATLLNDAGLKVQPVLKVHEGRPNIVDMIKNGEVAMVINTASGKRTNHDSRAIRQTTLHYGVPFTTTISGARAIARAIQHQQNEALHVECLQDYYAGSPKGERA is encoded by the coding sequence ATGCCTAAGCGTACAGACCTTAAGCGCATTATGGTCATAGGTTCGGGCCCCATTGTCATCGGCCAGGCCTGTGAATTCGACTATTCCGGTACCCAGGCCGTGAAGGCCCTCAAGGAAGAAGGGTACGAAGTCATCCTTGTCAATTCCAACCCGGCGACCATCATGACCGATCCCGGTCTGGCCGACCGTACCTATATTGAACCCATCGAACCCGAAACCGTGGCCGCCATCGTCCGCAAGGAAAGGCCCGACGCCATTCTGCCCACCCTCGGCGGTCAGACCGGCCTGAACACCGCCCTTGCCCTCGAAAAGATGGGAGTGCTCAAGGAATGCGGCGTCGAACTCATCGGCGCCAACGCCAAGGTCATCGAAAAGGCTGAAAGCCGCGAGCTGTTCCGCGCCGCCATGGAAAACATCGGCATCAAGGTGCCACGCAGCGAAATCGCCCGCAACATGGAAGACGTGCGCCGCATCGCCGCGGAAATGCCCTTCCCGCTCATCATCCGTCCCGCCTTCACGCTGGGCGGCTCCGGCGGCGGCGTGGCCTACAACCAGGAAGATCTGGAAGAAATCGCCGCCGGCGGCCTCGACGCCTCCCTCACCAGCGAAGTGCTCATCGAACAGTCCGTGCTCGGCTGGAAGGAAATCGAAATGGAAGTCATGCGCGACCGCAAGGACAACTGCGTGATCGTGTGCTCCATCGAAAACCTCGATCCCATGGGCGTTCACACCGGCGACTCCATCACCGTGGCTCCGGTGCAGACCCTCACCGACGTGGAATATCAGAAGATCCGCGACGCCTCCATCGCCATCATGCGCGAAATCGGCGTGGAAACCGGCGGTTCCAACGTGCAGTTCGGTCTGAATCCCGAAAACGGCGAGCTCGTGGTCATTGAAATGAACCCCCGCGTGTCCCGCTCCTCCGCTCTCGCCTCCAAGGCCACGGGCTTCCCCATCGCCAAAATCGCCGCCAAGCTCGCCATCGGCTACACGCTCGACGAAATTCCCAACGACATCACCCGCGAGACCATGGCCAGCTTCGAGCCCGCCATCGACTACTGCGTGGTCAAGATTCCCCGCTTCACCTTTGAAAAGTTCGCCGGAGCCAAGGACGAGCTCACCACCTCCATGAAGAGCGTGGGCGAAACCATGGCCATCGGCCGCACCTTCAAGGAAGCGCTGCAGAAGGGTCTCCGTTCTCTGGAAGTCGGCGCGCCCGGCCTCGGCAGCCACTTCCGCGATCCGCTCCCCTCCATGGACGAAATCATGGCCAGGCTGCGCACTCCCAATTCCAAGCGCATCTTCGCCCTGCGTCACGCCATCCTCGCGGGCATGAGCGTGGAGGAAATCCACGCCGTCACCGCCATCGACCTGTGGTTCCTGCGCCAGATACGCGACATCGTAAAGATGGAAGGCGAGCTTCGCGACTTCGCCCTCGGCAACTCCATGACGCCGGACAATCCCGAGCTCGTGCGCCTTCTGCGCCGCGCCAAGGAATTCGGCTTCTCCGACAAGCAGCTCGCCGAAATGTGGAAGCGCCCCGAAAGCGACGTGGCCGCCCTGCGCAAGGCCACGAACACCGAACCCGTGTACTACCTCGTGGACACCTGCGCCGCGGAATTCGAGGCCTACACCCCCTACTTCTATTCCACCTACGAAACCGGCCGCGAACTGGAAGTCCACAATCGCAAGAAGGTCATCATTCTCGGCGGCGGCCCCAACCGCATCGGTCAGGGCATCGAGTTCGACTACTGCTGCTGCCACGCGTCCTTCGCCCTGCGCGACGAGGGCGTGGAAGCCATTATGGTGAACTCCAACCCCGAAACCGTGTCCACCGACTACGACACCTCCGACCGCCTGTACTTCGAGCCGCTCACCTTTGAAGACGTGATGCACATCGTGAAGACCGAGCAGCCCGACGGCGTCATCGTGCAGTTCGGCGGACAGACCCCGCTGAACCTCGCCGTGCCGCTGCAGCGCGCGGGCGTGCCCATTCTCGGCACCAGCCCCGACGCCATCGACCGCGCCGAAGACCGCGAACGCTTCCAGGCCCTCATTCAGAAGCTGCATCTGCTCCAGCCTCAGAACGGCACCTGCATCTCCCTCGACGTGGCCAAGGAAGAAGCCGCCCGCATCGGCTACCCCATCATCGTGCGGCCGAGCTACGTGCTCGGCGGCCGCGCCATGATGGTCTGCTACGGCCCCGACGACCTCGACGACTACTTCCACAACGTGGTGGGCACGGATACTCCCGAGCACCCCATCCTCATCGACCAGTTCCTTGAAAACGCCATCGAAATGGACGTGGACGCTCTCGCCGACGGCAAGGACGTGTACGTGGCGGGCATCATGGAACACATCGAAGCCGCGGGCATCCATTCCGGCGACTCGGCCTGCTCCCTGCCGCCCTACTCCCTGCCCGACAGCATCGTTGAGGAAATCAGCCGTCAGACCGTCGCCCTCGCCAAGGAACTGCGCGTGGTCGGTCTCATGAACATCCAGTTCGCCATCAAGGACGACAAGATCTACATTCTGGAAGTGAACCCCCGCGCCTCCCGCACCGCGCCCTTCGTGTCCAAGGCCACGGGCGTGCCGCTGCCGCGCCTCGCCACCCAGATCATGCTCGGCAAGACGCTCAAGGAACTCGATCCCTGGTCCATGCGCAAGACCGGCTACGTCTGCGTGAAGGAAGCCGTGTTCCCCTTCAAGCGCTTCCCCGGCGTGGACATCCTGCTCGGACCTGAAATGCGTTCCACCGGCGAAGTCATGGGCGTGGCCCGCACCTTCGACGAAGCCTTCCTCAAGAGCCAGCTCGGCGCAGGTCAGACCCTGCCCTCCTCCGGCAAGGTGTTCATTTCCGTGAACGACCGCGACAAGGAATTCGTGGTGCCCATTGCGAAGTCCTACGCCGACCTCGGCTTCGAGCTGCTCGCCACCCGCGGCACTGCCACCCTTCTCAACGACGCCGGTCTCAAGGTGCAGCCCGTGCTCAAGGTGCATGAAGGCCGCCCGAACATCGTGGACATGATCAAGAACGGCGAAGTCGCCATGGTCATCAACACGGCGTCCGGCAAGCGCACCAATCACGATTCCCGCGCCATCCGGCAGACCACGCTGCACTACGGCGTGCCCTTTACCACCACGATTTCCGGCGCCCGCGCCATTGCCCGCGCCATCCAGCATCAGCAGAACGAGGCCCTTCACGTGGAATGCCTCCAGGACTACTATGCCGGATCGCCCAAAGGAGAACGCGCATGA
- the carA gene encoding glutamine-hydrolyzing carbamoyl-phosphate synthase small subunit, producing MKALLALEDGFVLEGESFTGPIELTGGEVIFNTAMAGYQELLTDPSYAGQMVCLTYPLIGNYGINPDDMESEKVHMSALIVKECCKEPSNWRATESLPDFLIREGVPGIEGIDTRALTLHLRKNGAMRGCISTSILDPEELVKKAQELPSMEGQNLVTRVAPDKPYRWDEAAGRPAPVALNADGSYDWPAGKALHIVVYDFGIKWNILRLLSRQDMELLVVPPSFTCEQVKAVNPDGVFLSNGPGDPATLKPEIAEIAKMAEIFPIGAICLGHQLLGHALGGTTTKLKFGHHGVNHPVKNLLTGRIEISSQNHGFCVIPPEGVEKVYVNLNDGTLEGFRHPTKPIMTVQHHPEAAAGPTDSRTFFADYKDMVRKAKAGK from the coding sequence ATGAAAGCTCTGCTCGCCCTCGAAGACGGCTTCGTCCTTGAAGGGGAATCCTTCACCGGTCCCATCGAACTGACCGGCGGCGAAGTCATTTTCAATACCGCCATGGCCGGCTATCAGGAACTGCTCACCGACCCCTCCTACGCGGGGCAGATGGTGTGCCTCACCTATCCGCTCATCGGCAACTACGGCATCAATCCCGACGACATGGAATCCGAAAAGGTTCACATGTCGGCGCTCATCGTCAAGGAATGCTGCAAGGAACCTTCCAACTGGCGCGCCACGGAAAGTCTGCCCGACTTTCTCATCCGCGAGGGCGTGCCCGGCATTGAAGGCATCGACACCCGCGCCCTCACCCTGCACCTTCGCAAGAACGGCGCCATGCGCGGATGCATTTCCACCAGCATTCTCGACCCTGAAGAACTCGTGAAGAAGGCGCAGGAGCTGCCTTCCATGGAAGGTCAGAACCTCGTCACCCGCGTGGCTCCCGACAAGCCCTACCGCTGGGACGAGGCGGCCGGACGCCCCGCTCCCGTCGCCCTGAACGCCGACGGCTCCTACGACTGGCCCGCCGGCAAGGCGCTTCACATCGTGGTCTATGACTTCGGCATCAAGTGGAACATCCTGCGCCTGCTCAGCAGGCAGGACATGGAACTTCTCGTGGTTCCGCCCTCCTTCACCTGCGAACAGGTCAAGGCCGTGAACCCCGACGGCGTGTTCCTCTCCAACGGCCCCGGCGACCCCGCCACCCTCAAGCCGGAAATCGCCGAAATCGCCAAGATGGCGGAAATCTTCCCCATCGGCGCCATCTGCCTCGGCCATCAGCTTCTCGGCCACGCCCTCGGCGGCACCACCACCAAGCTGAAGTTCGGCCACCACGGCGTGAACCATCCGGTCAAGAACCTGCTCACCGGCCGCATTGAAATCTCGTCCCAGAACCACGGCTTCTGCGTGATTCCGCCCGAAGGCGTGGAAAAGGTGTACGTGAACCTCAACGACGGCACGCTGGAAGGCTTCCGCCATCCCACGAAGCCCATCATGACCGTGCAGCATCACCCCGAAGCGGCCGCCGGTCCCACCGACAGCCGCACCTTCTTCGCCGACTACAAGGACATGGTGAGGAAGGCCAAGGCCGGAAAGTAA
- a CDS encoding Xaa-Pro peptidase family protein translates to MNKKTFEARREKLRRLMHEEGLDALIVSQPANRFYLSGFELHDCQCNESSGCLIVMKDGKDWLCTDSRYEEAAAQLWDRERVFIYRGASSEALNGLLKSLCGSGVVGMEAEHLAWSYVQRLEPGLSLKAADGLVEQLREVKDEEEIRLIAESVALNHKMLEWLPSVLVPGQDEAGAAWAIEKYYREHGASELSFPSIVAMNANAALPHYAPEQPSVFTENCMVLVDEGCRLNRYCSDQTRTCWIGDKPSPRFTEMLDRVQEAQRRAIAALRPGATGREVHQIAVDYFASCGMDQYFTHSLGHGVGLETHEGPRLSPTSTKPLQPGMIVTIEPGLYFPGWGGARWEYMAVITEDGCRVF, encoded by the coding sequence ATGAACAAGAAAACCTTTGAGGCCCGCCGGGAAAAACTGCGCCGCCTCATGCATGAAGAAGGGCTCGACGCGCTCATCGTCAGTCAGCCCGCCAACCGCTTCTATCTCTCCGGCTTCGAACTGCACGACTGCCAGTGCAACGAAAGCTCGGGCTGCCTCATCGTCATGAAGGACGGCAAGGACTGGCTCTGCACCGATTCCCGCTACGAAGAGGCCGCAGCCCAGCTCTGGGACAGGGAGCGGGTGTTCATCTACCGCGGCGCGTCTTCCGAAGCGCTCAACGGTCTGCTCAAGAGCCTGTGCGGCTCCGGCGTCGTCGGCATGGAAGCCGAACACCTCGCGTGGAGCTACGTGCAGCGCCTCGAACCCGGACTCTCGCTCAAGGCCGCCGACGGTCTGGTGGAACAGCTGCGCGAAGTCAAGGACGAGGAGGAAATCCGCCTCATCGCCGAATCCGTGGCGCTCAATCACAAGATGCTCGAGTGGCTGCCTTCCGTGCTGGTTCCCGGTCAGGACGAGGCGGGCGCGGCCTGGGCCATTGAAAAATACTATCGCGAACACGGCGCTTCGGAACTGAGCTTCCCCTCCATCGTGGCCATGAACGCCAACGCGGCGCTCCCCCACTACGCCCCGGAACAGCCTTCCGTGTTCACGGAAAACTGCATGGTGCTCGTGGACGAAGGCTGCCGCCTGAACCGCTACTGCTCCGACCAGACCCGTACCTGCTGGATAGGCGACAAGCCATCTCCGCGCTTCACGGAAATGCTCGACCGCGTGCAGGAAGCGCAGCGGCGCGCCATTGCCGCGCTGCGTCCCGGCGCAACGGGCAGGGAGGTGCATCAGATTGCCGTGGACTACTTTGCCTCCTGCGGCATGGATCAGTACTTCACCCATTCGCTGGGGCACGGCGTGGGCCTGGAAACCCACGAAGGGCCGCGCCTCAGCCCCACAAGCACGAAGCCTCTTCAGCCCGGCATGATCGTGACCATCGAACCCGGCCTCTACTTCCCCGGATGGGGCGGAGCCCGCTGGGAATACATGGCCGTGATTACCGAAGACGGCTGCCGGGTGTTCTAA
- a CDS encoding DUF2333 family protein, which produces MIHPEKRHFIIVAKTLGIQVLLFVGILFTVWGSQKLYTLIDPVKFPVYQAEIKDNMTDQEKGAALLSALTHRMDAELSSTFGWTANDILFNRWIMDNRAYRQFGTYVATKMLFDHYSTVIAKLGNNDRENDLLYNARLNYFAISPQRWGMLFIPSAEGSFKKALSMTEQYKKDLLAGKAVYNCRTDDIYSAFNLILGETVFGYALGLLNDSQDLPFYTLDNRIYEAQGVIMVVRDYLKTMYELYPEIGTKNNEQNMAEAMRYMDLICNYDPMYITSSFNSGELIISYLLFARNRLTDIRDSLRI; this is translated from the coding sequence ATGATTCACCCCGAAAAGCGGCATTTCATCATTGTAGCCAAGACTCTCGGCATTCAGGTTCTGCTGTTTGTCGGCATTCTGTTCACGGTGTGGGGCTCGCAGAAGCTCTACACCCTCATTGATCCGGTGAAGTTCCCCGTCTATCAGGCGGAAATCAAGGACAACATGACGGATCAGGAAAAGGGCGCGGCGCTCCTTTCCGCACTCACCCACCGCATGGACGCGGAACTCTCCTCCACCTTCGGCTGGACGGCCAACGACATTCTGTTCAACCGCTGGATCATGGACAACCGCGCCTATCGCCAGTTCGGCACCTACGTGGCCACCAAAATGCTCTTCGACCACTATTCCACGGTCATCGCCAAGCTCGGCAACAACGACCGTGAAAACGATCTGCTCTACAACGCCCGTCTCAACTACTTTGCCATCAGCCCCCAGCGCTGGGGCATGCTCTTCATTCCCTCGGCCGAAGGCTCCTTCAAGAAGGCCCTTTCCATGACCGAGCAGTACAAGAAGGATCTGCTGGCCGGCAAGGCCGTGTACAACTGCCGCACCGACGACATTTATTCCGCCTTCAATCTCATTCTGGGCGAAACGGTGTTCGGCTATGCGCTCGGTCTGCTCAACGACAGTCAGGACCTGCCCTTCTACACGCTGGACAACCGCATCTATGAAGCGCAGGGCGTCATCATGGTGGTGCGCGACTACCTCAAGACCATGTATGAACTCTACCCCGAAATAGGCACCAAGAACAACGAACAGAACATGGCCGAGGCCATGCGCTACATGGACCTCATCTGCAATTACGATCCCATGTACATCACTTCGTCGTTCAACTCGGGCGAGCTCATCATTTCCTACCTGCTCTTTGCCCGCAACAGACTCACCGACATCCGCGACAGCCTGAGAATCTGA
- a CDS encoding RidA family protein has translation MAKKIERFGLPAPGATPAAKAVKADGWLYISGMVPKDKHGDIVYGTIKTQGRQALDNLMDTLRLAGYEPKDVVRVTVYLDDARDFSAFNAVYREYFSTENAPARVCILASKPTDIKVELDCIAWKDE, from the coding sequence ATGGCGAAGAAGATAGAACGTTTCGGTCTTCCGGCTCCAGGAGCCACGCCTGCGGCCAAGGCAGTCAAGGCCGATGGATGGCTGTACATTTCCGGCATGGTGCCCAAGGACAAGCATGGTGACATCGTGTACGGCACCATCAAGACGCAGGGGCGTCAGGCTCTCGACAATCTGATGGATACGCTGCGTCTGGCCGGTTACGAACCTAAAGACGTGGTCCGCGTTACGGTGTATCTTGATGACGCGCGTGATTTTTCCGCGTTCAACGCCGTCTATCGGGAGTATTTTTCCACGGAGAACGCTCCCGCCCGCGTGTGCATCCTTGCCAGCAAGCCCACGGACATCAAGGTGGAGCTGGACTGCATCGCCTGGAAAGACGAGTAG
- a CDS encoding HIT family protein produces the protein MSAENCPYCHGGPALADFAIKICDLSEYSSLYLFKEQSHPGRMVVAYRGHVSEIVDIAPEQLQAYMADVARIARLIHKMFHPQKVNYGAFGDLNPHLHFHLVPKYEGQFEWGGTFQMNPRSVMLSDKEYEELIERIKRELPSV, from the coding sequence ATGAGTGCTGAAAACTGTCCCTACTGCCACGGCGGTCCCGCCTTGGCGGATTTTGCCATCAAGATTTGTGATCTTTCGGAATATTCTTCGCTGTATCTGTTCAAGGAGCAGAGTCATCCCGGCCGCATGGTGGTCGCTTATCGCGGTCATGTCAGCGAAATCGTGGACATTGCACCGGAGCAGCTTCAGGCCTACATGGCCGACGTCGCCCGCATCGCCCGTTTGATCCACAAGATGTTCCATCCGCAGAAGGTGAATTACGGAGCCTTTGGCGATTTGAACCCGCACCTGCACTTCCATCTCGTACCCAAGTATGAAGGTCAGTTCGAATGGGGCGGCACGTTTCAGATGAATCCTCGCTCCGTCATGCTTTCCGACAAGGAATATGAGGAGCTGATCGAACGCATCAAGCGCGAGCTGCCCAGCGTGTAG
- a CDS encoding sugar kinase, whose product MSHPRPWNVAVIGECMIELHKEGSRLVQTFGGDTLNTAAYLSRICGKDVHVEYVSAVGASDTFSREMLEFWHECGVNSTLSQRIPGKLPGLYAIDVDASGERHFQYWRSEAAVRGCFETPEAQDVLDGLARFDAIHLSGISLAVLYPESRERLLAAMERLSAQGVKISFDFNFRPHLWGRDPEKNAAPHYRRLARVCRWVFLSPEELRAAGFAEGGYDDPAFRAALAALGAEEVVIKNGGKPCLILNNRTGSSSVVPLGRMLEPRDTTAAGDSFTAGYLAAARYGLSAEEAVNRAHKLASAVIMYPGAIIPAEATPHVFADCQSA is encoded by the coding sequence ATGTCCCATCCCAGACCATGGAACGTCGCCGTCATCGGCGAATGTATGATAGAGCTTCATAAGGAAGGCAGTCGTCTTGTGCAGACGTTCGGCGGCGACACTCTGAACACGGCGGCCTATCTGTCTCGGATATGCGGCAAGGATGTCCATGTGGAGTATGTTTCCGCCGTGGGGGCTTCGGATACGTTTAGTCGTGAAATGCTGGAGTTCTGGCATGAGTGCGGCGTGAATTCCACGCTTTCTCAGCGTATTCCCGGCAAGCTGCCCGGTCTGTACGCCATTGATGTGGACGCTTCCGGTGAGCGCCATTTCCAGTACTGGCGCAGCGAGGCCGCGGTGCGGGGCTGCTTTGAAACTCCCGAGGCTCAAGACGTGCTGGACGGACTGGCGCGTTTCGATGCCATCCATCTGAGCGGCATCAGTCTTGCCGTGCTGTATCCGGAGAGCCGGGAACGACTGCTCGCAGCCATGGAACGTCTGTCGGCGCAGGGCGTGAAAATTTCTTTCGATTTCAATTTTCGTCCGCATCTGTGGGGGCGGGACCCGGAAAAGAATGCCGCGCCTCATTACCGTCGTCTGGCCCGCGTGTGCCGCTGGGTGTTTCTTTCTCCGGAGGAATTGCGCGCCGCCGGTTTTGCCGAGGGCGGGTATGACGATCCGGCGTTCCGGGCCGCACTTGCGGCACTCGGAGCTGAGGAAGTGGTCATCAAAAACGGCGGCAAGCCCTGCCTCATTCTGAATAACAGGACAGGCAGTTCCAGTGTGGTGCCGCTGGGCCGCATGCTGGAGCCCAGGGACACCACGGCCGCCGGAGATTCTTTCACCGCCGGTTATCTGGCGGCCGCCCGTTATGGCCTGTCCGCCGAAGAGGCCGTGAACCGGGCGCACAAGCTGGCGTCGGCGGTCATCATGTATCCTGGCGCGATCATTCCTGCGGAGGCCACGCCGCATGTGTTTGCCGACTGTCAGAGTGCCTGA
- a CDS encoding SDR family NAD(P)-dependent oxidoreductase has product MSMHLFDLTGKKAIVTGGTRGLGHGMAEGLMEAGAEVVIVGTSDKCFSVAESFRERGFRCHGVKADFHSRDEVYRAFRECVEKLGGVLDILVTAHGIQRRHSAEEFPMSEWDEVLNVNLDSVFVLCQEAGRMMLSAGHGKIINVASMLSFFGGQTVPAYSASKGGIAQLTKALSNDWMKRGVNVNAIAPGYMDTDMNVALTDKNNPRCQQIVDRIPAGRWGTPDDMKGTVIFLASAASDYLGGAVIPVDGGYLVK; this is encoded by the coding sequence ATGAGCATGCATCTGTTTGATCTTACCGGCAAGAAGGCCATCGTTACCGGAGGCACGCGAGGCCTCGGCCATGGCATGGCCGAAGGGCTCATGGAGGCCGGGGCGGAAGTCGTCATCGTGGGCACTTCCGACAAATGTTTTTCGGTGGCGGAGAGTTTTCGCGAGAGGGGGTTCCGCTGCCACGGCGTGAAGGCCGACTTTCACAGTCGCGACGAGGTGTACCGGGCTTTCCGGGAATGCGTGGAAAAATTGGGCGGCGTTCTGGATATTCTCGTGACCGCGCACGGCATTCAGCGGCGGCACAGCGCGGAAGAGTTTCCCATGAGCGAGTGGGATGAAGTGCTGAACGTGAATCTGGATTCCGTGTTCGTGCTCTGCCAGGAAGCGGGCAGGATGATGCTGAGCGCCGGCCACGGCAAGATCATCAACGTGGCGTCCATGCTCTCTTTCTTCGGTGGCCAGACCGTACCCGCCTACTCGGCGTCCAAGGGCGGCATCGCTCAGCTTACCAAGGCTCTTTCCAACGACTGGATGAAGCGCGGCGTCAACGTCAACGCCATCGCTCCCGGATACATGGATACGGACATGAACGTGGCCCTGACCGATAAGAACAATCCACGCTGTCAGCAGATTGTGGATCGCATCCCCGCCGGCCGCTGGGGCACTCCCGACGACATGAAGGGAACCGTTATTTTTCTGGCCTCTGCAGCCAGCGACTATCTGGGCGGCGCCGTAATCCCCGTGGACGGCGGTTATCTGGTGAAATGA
- a CDS encoding C-terminal binding protein, with amino-acid sequence MKIIISDCDHVNLNEETAVFEAAGLSFELKQCHTEDDLIRECKGGEIFINQYAPFTRRVLEALRPEIKQIVRYGVGVNNIDIAAATELGVQVCNVPDYGMNEVADQALALTLDLARKVSFMNAGVRKGRWNYEDSIPLFRLSEQTLGVAGLGRNGRNFASKARALFGRVIGYDPYYTPNAADGTDYIEPVNLDTLLRDSDFVVLHMPLTAQTRNIVNAEALAKMKPTAYLVNTSRGGLIDEAALDKALADGDIAGAALDVTEKEPIDFDSPLLRHDNFICTPHMAWYSEQAASELKRKVAEEAVRFARGEALRSPVNKI; translated from the coding sequence ATGAAGATCATCATTTCCGACTGCGATCACGTTAATCTGAATGAAGAGACTGCGGTTTTCGAGGCCGCCGGCCTTTCCTTCGAACTGAAGCAGTGTCATACCGAGGACGATCTCATCCGCGAATGCAAGGGCGGGGAAATCTTCATCAATCAGTACGCGCCGTTCACCCGTCGCGTGCTGGAGGCCCTGCGTCCTGAAATCAAGCAGATCGTGCGTTATGGCGTGGGCGTGAACAACATCGACATCGCAGCGGCCACCGAGCTCGGCGTGCAGGTGTGCAACGTGCCGGATTACGGCATGAACGAAGTGGCGGATCAGGCTCTGGCCCTGACCCTGGATCTGGCTCGCAAGGTGTCTTTCATGAACGCCGGCGTGCGCAAGGGGCGTTGGAATTATGAGGATTCCATTCCGCTGTTCCGTCTTTCCGAGCAGACGCTGGGAGTGGCCGGGCTTGGCCGCAACGGCCGCAACTTTGCCAGCAAGGCGCGCGCGCTTTTCGGCAGGGTGATCGGCTATGACCCGTACTACACTCCCAACGCGGCAGACGGCACGGATTATATCGAGCCCGTGAATCTGGACACGCTGCTGCGTGATTCCGACTTTGTGGTGCTGCACATGCCGCTGACGGCGCAGACGCGCAATATCGTGAATGCCGAAGCTTTGGCCAAGATGAAGCCCACCGCGTACCTCGTGAATACGTCTCGCGGCGGTCTCATCGACGAAGCGGCTCTGGACAAGGCCCTTGCCGACGGCGACATCGCCGGCGCGGCTCTGGACGTGACGGAAAAGGAACCCATTGATTTCGATTCTCCGCTGCTGCGCCATGACAACTTCATCTGCACTCCGCACATGGCGTGGTATTCCGAACAGGCTGCTTCCGAGCTGAAGCGCAAGGTTGCGGAAGAGGCCGTGCGCTTTGCCCGTGGAGAAGCGCTGCGCAGTCCTGTGAACAAGATTTAG